The following are encoded in a window of Urocitellus parryii isolate mUroPar1 chromosome 7, mUroPar1.hap1, whole genome shotgun sequence genomic DNA:
- the Trappc1 gene encoding trafficking protein particle complex subunit 1 isoform X1 translates to MTVHNLYLFDRNGVCLYYSEWHRKKQAGIPKEEEYKLMYGMLFSIRSFVSKMSPLDMKDGFLAFQTSRYKLHYYETPTGIKVVMNTDLGVGSIRDVLHHIYSALYVELVVKNPLCPLGQTVQSELFRSRLDSYVRSLPFFSARAG, encoded by the exons ATGACTGTCCACAACCTATACCTATTTGACCGGAATGGAGTGTGTCTGTACTACAGCGAATGGCACCGCAAGAAGCAAGCGGGGATCCCCAAGGAGGAG GAGTACAAGCTGATGTACGGGATGCTATTCTCTATCCGTTCGTTTGTCAGCAAGATGTCCCCGCTAGACAT GAAGGACGGCTTCCTGGCCTTCCAAACTAGCCGTTACAAACTCCATTACTACGAGACGCCCACTGGGATCAAGGTTGTCATGAATACTGACTTAGGCGTGGGATCCATTCGAGATGTGCTGCACCACATCTACAGCGCG CTGTACGTGGAGCTGGTGGTGAAGAATCCCCTATGCCCATTGGGCCAAACTGTGCAAAGTGAACTTTTCCGCTCCCGGCTGGACTCTTACGTCCGCTCTCTGCCGTTCTTCTCTGCCCGAGCGGGTTGA
- the Trappc1 gene encoding trafficking protein particle complex subunit 1 isoform X2, which translates to MECVCTTANGTARSKRGSPRRRKDGFLAFQTSRYKLHYYETPTGIKVVMNTDLGVGSIRDVLHHIYSALYVELVVKNPLCPLGQTVQSELFRSRLDSYVRSLPFFSARAG; encoded by the exons ATGGAGTGTGTCTGTACTACAGCGAATGGCACCGCAAGAAGCAAGCGGGGATCCCCAAGGAGGAG GAAGGACGGCTTCCTGGCCTTCCAAACTAGCCGTTACAAACTCCATTACTACGAGACGCCCACTGGGATCAAGGTTGTCATGAATACTGACTTAGGCGTGGGATCCATTCGAGATGTGCTGCACCACATCTACAGCGCG CTGTACGTGGAGCTGGTGGTGAAGAATCCCCTATGCCCATTGGGCCAAACTGTGCAAAGTGAACTTTTCCGCTCCCGGCTGGACTCTTACGTCCGCTCTCTGCCGTTCTTCTCTGCCCGAGCGGGTTGA
- the Kcnab3 gene encoding voltage-gated potassium channel subunit beta-3 isoform X3, whose product MQVSIACTEQNLRSRSSEDRLCGPRPGPGGGNGGPARAALVPRPPAPAGALRESTGRSTGMKYRNLGKSGLRVSCLGLGTWVTFGSQISDETAEDVLTIAYEHGINLFDTAEVYAAGKAERTLGNILKHKGWRRSSYVITTKIFWGGQAETERGLSRKHIIEGLRGSLERLQLEYVDIVFANRSDPNSPMEEIVRAMTYVINQGLALYWGTSRWGAAEIMEAYSMARQFNLIPPVCEQVEHHLFQREKVEMQLPELYHKIGVGSVTWSPLACGLITSKYDGRLPDTCRASIKGYQWLKDKVQSEDGKKQQAKAMDLLPIAHQLGCTVAQLAIAWCLRSEGVSSVLLGVSSEEQLMEHLGSLQVLSQLTPQMVMEIDGLLGNKSHSKK is encoded by the exons ATGCAGGTGTCTATCGCGTGTACCGAACAGAACCTTCGCAGCCGAAGCAGTGAGGACCGTCTGTGTGGACCCCGGCCGGGCCCCGGGGGCGGTAATGGAGGGCCA GCCCGAGCCGCTCTGGTTCCCCGACCTCCAGCGCCCGCTGGGGCCCTGCGCGAAAGCACCGGCCGAAGCACTGGCATGAAATACAG GAATCTAGGAAAGTCTGGTCTTCGAGTGTCCTGTCTTGGCCTGG GTACCTGGGTCACATTTGGTTCTCAGATCTCAGATGAG ACAGCAGAAGATGTGCTGACAATTGCCTATGAGCATGGTATAAACCTGTTTGACACCGCTGAAGTATATGCAGCAGGAAA GGCTGAAAGAACCCTAGGTAACATCCTCAAGCACAAAGGATGGAG GAGATCAAGCTATGTCATCACCACCAAGATTTTTTGGGGAGGACA GGCAGAAACTGAACGAGGCTTAAGTCGCAAACACATCATTGAAG GCTTGCGAGGATCCCTGGAACGCCTCCAGCTGGAATATGTGGATATCGTCTTCGCCAATCGCTCAGACCCTAACAGTCCTATGGAGG AGATTGTGCGAGCTATGACCTACGTCATCAACCAAGGGCTGGCCCTATATTGGGGGACATCCCGATGGGGGGCTGCAGAAATCATG GAAGCCTACTCCATGGCCAGACAGTTTAATCTGATTCCTCCGGTGTGTGAACAAGTGGAGCACCACCTATTTCAGAGGGAGAAAGTGGAGATGCAGCTGCCTGAGCTCTATCACAAGATTG GTGTTGGTTCAGTCACTTGGTCTCCTCTGGCCTGTGGTCTCATTACTAGCAAATATGATGGGCGACTCCCAGATACCTGCAGGGCCAGCATCAAG GGCTACCAGTGGCTCAAGGACAAAGTACAGAGTGAGGATGGCAAGAAACAACAAGCCAAAGCCATGGACCTTCTGCCCATTGCTCACCAGCTGGGCTGCACTGTGGCCCAGCTTGCTATTG CCTGGTGTCTCCGCAGTGAGGGTGTCAGCTCGGTTTTGCTGGGGGTGTCCAGTGAAGAGCAGCTGATGGAACACCTGGGCTCACTACAG GTGCTGAGCCAGCTTACACCGCAGATGGTGATGGAGATAGACGGGCTCCTGGGGAACAAATCACATTCCAAGAAATAG
- the Kcnab3 gene encoding voltage-gated potassium channel subunit beta-3 isoform X1 has product MQVSIACTEQNLRSRSSEDRLCGPRPGPGGGNGGPVGGGHGNPPGGGGSGLKARAALVPRPPAPAGALRESTGRSTGMKYRNLGKSGLRVSCLGLGTWVTFGSQISDETAEDVLTIAYEHGINLFDTAEVYAAGKAERTLGNILKHKGWRRSSYVITTKIFWGGQAETERGLSRKHIIEGLRGSLERLQLEYVDIVFANRSDPNSPMEEIVRAMTYVINQGLALYWGTSRWGAAEIMEAYSMARQFNLIPPVCEQVEHHLFQREKVEMQLPELYHKIGVGSVTWSPLACGLITSKYDGRLPDTCRASIKGYQWLKDKVQSEDGKKQQAKAMDLLPIAHQLGCTVAQLAIAWCLRSEGVSSVLLGVSSEEQLMEHLGSLQVLSQLTPQMVMEIDGLLGNKSHSKK; this is encoded by the exons ATGCAGGTGTCTATCGCGTGTACCGAACAGAACCTTCGCAGCCGAAGCAGTGAGGACCGTCTGTGTGGACCCCGGCCGGGCCCCGGGGGCGGTAATGGAGGGCCAGTCGGCGGGGGGCATGGGAATCCTCCGGGGGGTGGCGGGTCCGGCCTTAAGGCCCGAGCCGCTCTGGTTCCCCGACCTCCAGCGCCCGCTGGGGCCCTGCGCGAAAGCACCGGCCGAAGCACTGGCATGAAATACAG GAATCTAGGAAAGTCTGGTCTTCGAGTGTCCTGTCTTGGCCTGG GTACCTGGGTCACATTTGGTTCTCAGATCTCAGATGAG ACAGCAGAAGATGTGCTGACAATTGCCTATGAGCATGGTATAAACCTGTTTGACACCGCTGAAGTATATGCAGCAGGAAA GGCTGAAAGAACCCTAGGTAACATCCTCAAGCACAAAGGATGGAG GAGATCAAGCTATGTCATCACCACCAAGATTTTTTGGGGAGGACA GGCAGAAACTGAACGAGGCTTAAGTCGCAAACACATCATTGAAG GCTTGCGAGGATCCCTGGAACGCCTCCAGCTGGAATATGTGGATATCGTCTTCGCCAATCGCTCAGACCCTAACAGTCCTATGGAGG AGATTGTGCGAGCTATGACCTACGTCATCAACCAAGGGCTGGCCCTATATTGGGGGACATCCCGATGGGGGGCTGCAGAAATCATG GAAGCCTACTCCATGGCCAGACAGTTTAATCTGATTCCTCCGGTGTGTGAACAAGTGGAGCACCACCTATTTCAGAGGGAGAAAGTGGAGATGCAGCTGCCTGAGCTCTATCACAAGATTG GTGTTGGTTCAGTCACTTGGTCTCCTCTGGCCTGTGGTCTCATTACTAGCAAATATGATGGGCGACTCCCAGATACCTGCAGGGCCAGCATCAAG GGCTACCAGTGGCTCAAGGACAAAGTACAGAGTGAGGATGGCAAGAAACAACAAGCCAAAGCCATGGACCTTCTGCCCATTGCTCACCAGCTGGGCTGCACTGTGGCCCAGCTTGCTATTG CCTGGTGTCTCCGCAGTGAGGGTGTCAGCTCGGTTTTGCTGGGGGTGTCCAGTGAAGAGCAGCTGATGGAACACCTGGGCTCACTACAG GTGCTGAGCCAGCTTACACCGCAGATGGTGATGGAGATAGACGGGCTCCTGGGGAACAAATCACATTCCAAGAAATAG
- the Kcnab3 gene encoding voltage-gated potassium channel subunit beta-3 isoform X4 has product MQVSIACTEQNLRSRSSEDRLCGPRPGPGGGNGGPARAALVPRPPAPAGALRESTGRSTGMKYRNLGKSGLRVSCLGLGTWVTFGSQISDETAEDVLTIAYEHGINLFDTAEVYAAGKAERTLGNILKHKGWRRSSYVITTKIFWGGQAETERGLSRKHIIEEIVRAMTYVINQGLALYWGTSRWGAAEIMEAYSMARQFNLIPPVCEQVEHHLFQREKVEMQLPELYHKIGVGSVTWSPLACGLITSKYDGRLPDTCRASIKGYQWLKDKVQSEDGKKQQAKAMDLLPIAHQLGCTVAQLAIAWCLRSEGVSSVLLGVSSEEQLMEHLGSLQVLSQLTPQMVMEIDGLLGNKSHSKK; this is encoded by the exons ATGCAGGTGTCTATCGCGTGTACCGAACAGAACCTTCGCAGCCGAAGCAGTGAGGACCGTCTGTGTGGACCCCGGCCGGGCCCCGGGGGCGGTAATGGAGGGCCA GCCCGAGCCGCTCTGGTTCCCCGACCTCCAGCGCCCGCTGGGGCCCTGCGCGAAAGCACCGGCCGAAGCACTGGCATGAAATACAG GAATCTAGGAAAGTCTGGTCTTCGAGTGTCCTGTCTTGGCCTGG GTACCTGGGTCACATTTGGTTCTCAGATCTCAGATGAG ACAGCAGAAGATGTGCTGACAATTGCCTATGAGCATGGTATAAACCTGTTTGACACCGCTGAAGTATATGCAGCAGGAAA GGCTGAAAGAACCCTAGGTAACATCCTCAAGCACAAAGGATGGAG GAGATCAAGCTATGTCATCACCACCAAGATTTTTTGGGGAGGACA GGCAGAAACTGAACGAGGCTTAAGTCGCAAACACATCATTGAAG AGATTGTGCGAGCTATGACCTACGTCATCAACCAAGGGCTGGCCCTATATTGGGGGACATCCCGATGGGGGGCTGCAGAAATCATG GAAGCCTACTCCATGGCCAGACAGTTTAATCTGATTCCTCCGGTGTGTGAACAAGTGGAGCACCACCTATTTCAGAGGGAGAAAGTGGAGATGCAGCTGCCTGAGCTCTATCACAAGATTG GTGTTGGTTCAGTCACTTGGTCTCCTCTGGCCTGTGGTCTCATTACTAGCAAATATGATGGGCGACTCCCAGATACCTGCAGGGCCAGCATCAAG GGCTACCAGTGGCTCAAGGACAAAGTACAGAGTGAGGATGGCAAGAAACAACAAGCCAAAGCCATGGACCTTCTGCCCATTGCTCACCAGCTGGGCTGCACTGTGGCCCAGCTTGCTATTG CCTGGTGTCTCCGCAGTGAGGGTGTCAGCTCGGTTTTGCTGGGGGTGTCCAGTGAAGAGCAGCTGATGGAACACCTGGGCTCACTACAG GTGCTGAGCCAGCTTACACCGCAGATGGTGATGGAGATAGACGGGCTCCTGGGGAACAAATCACATTCCAAGAAATAG
- the Kcnab3 gene encoding voltage-gated potassium channel subunit beta-3 isoform X2, translated as MQVSIACTEQNLRSRSSEDRLFGGGHGNPPGGGGSGLKARAALVPRPPAPAGALRESTGRSTGMKYRNLGKSGLRVSCLGLGTWVTFGSQISDETAEDVLTIAYEHGINLFDTAEVYAAGKAERTLGNILKHKGWRRSSYVITTKIFWGGQAETERGLSRKHIIEGLRGSLERLQLEYVDIVFANRSDPNSPMEEIVRAMTYVINQGLALYWGTSRWGAAEIMEAYSMARQFNLIPPVCEQVEHHLFQREKVEMQLPELYHKIGVGSVTWSPLACGLITSKYDGRLPDTCRASIKGYQWLKDKVQSEDGKKQQAKAMDLLPIAHQLGCTVAQLAIAWCLRSEGVSSVLLGVSSEEQLMEHLGSLQVLSQLTPQMVMEIDGLLGNKSHSKK; from the exons ATGCAGGTGTCTATCGCGTGTACCGAACAGAACCTTCGCAGCCGAAGCAGTGAGGACCGTCTGT TCGGCGGGGGGCATGGGAATCCTCCGGGGGGTGGCGGGTCCGGCCTTAAGGCCCGAGCCGCTCTGGTTCCCCGACCTCCAGCGCCCGCTGGGGCCCTGCGCGAAAGCACCGGCCGAAGCACTGGCATGAAATACAG GAATCTAGGAAAGTCTGGTCTTCGAGTGTCCTGTCTTGGCCTGG GTACCTGGGTCACATTTGGTTCTCAGATCTCAGATGAG ACAGCAGAAGATGTGCTGACAATTGCCTATGAGCATGGTATAAACCTGTTTGACACCGCTGAAGTATATGCAGCAGGAAA GGCTGAAAGAACCCTAGGTAACATCCTCAAGCACAAAGGATGGAG GAGATCAAGCTATGTCATCACCACCAAGATTTTTTGGGGAGGACA GGCAGAAACTGAACGAGGCTTAAGTCGCAAACACATCATTGAAG GCTTGCGAGGATCCCTGGAACGCCTCCAGCTGGAATATGTGGATATCGTCTTCGCCAATCGCTCAGACCCTAACAGTCCTATGGAGG AGATTGTGCGAGCTATGACCTACGTCATCAACCAAGGGCTGGCCCTATATTGGGGGACATCCCGATGGGGGGCTGCAGAAATCATG GAAGCCTACTCCATGGCCAGACAGTTTAATCTGATTCCTCCGGTGTGTGAACAAGTGGAGCACCACCTATTTCAGAGGGAGAAAGTGGAGATGCAGCTGCCTGAGCTCTATCACAAGATTG GTGTTGGTTCAGTCACTTGGTCTCCTCTGGCCTGTGGTCTCATTACTAGCAAATATGATGGGCGACTCCCAGATACCTGCAGGGCCAGCATCAAG GGCTACCAGTGGCTCAAGGACAAAGTACAGAGTGAGGATGGCAAGAAACAACAAGCCAAAGCCATGGACCTTCTGCCCATTGCTCACCAGCTGGGCTGCACTGTGGCCCAGCTTGCTATTG CCTGGTGTCTCCGCAGTGAGGGTGTCAGCTCGGTTTTGCTGGGGGTGTCCAGTGAAGAGCAGCTGATGGAACACCTGGGCTCACTACAG GTGCTGAGCCAGCTTACACCGCAGATGGTGATGGAGATAGACGGGCTCCTGGGGAACAAATCACATTCCAAGAAATAG